The following proteins are encoded in a genomic region of Nocardioides renjunii:
- a CDS encoding PAS and ANTAR domain-containing protein: MGQGAGGGAFNASLCALVGRYTYRPATDEWWWSDTMFRIHGFEPGAVVPTTALVMRHIHPEDVEAAWESREAVVGRGEAYSFLHRIVTATQAHKVVIAAGHVEDEDGTLVVSGHLVDLTDVRRDAVNAELESAVVDFVGHRAVIEQAKGVLMQLYSVDADTAWVLLRAFSVDTNRKVRDIARALVSAAADDRTPTKRQRVSAHDMLERIYAEALEGAPPG, translated from the coding sequence ATGGGGCAGGGAGCGGGCGGAGGGGCGTTCAACGCCTCGCTGTGCGCCCTGGTGGGGCGGTACACCTACCGTCCCGCCACGGACGAGTGGTGGTGGTCCGACACCATGTTCCGCATCCACGGGTTCGAGCCGGGGGCGGTCGTGCCGACCACGGCACTGGTCATGCGGCACATCCACCCCGAGGACGTGGAGGCCGCCTGGGAGTCGCGAGAGGCGGTCGTGGGCCGCGGAGAGGCCTACTCCTTCCTGCACCGCATCGTCACCGCCACCCAGGCGCACAAGGTGGTCATCGCCGCCGGCCACGTCGAGGACGAGGACGGCACCCTCGTCGTCTCGGGACACCTCGTCGACCTCACCGACGTACGCCGCGACGCCGTCAACGCCGAGCTGGAGTCGGCGGTCGTGGACTTCGTCGGGCACCGGGCGGTCATCGAGCAGGCCAAGGGCGTGCTGATGCAGCTCTACAGCGTGGACGCCGACACGGCGTGGGTCCTGCTGCGCGCCTTCTCCGTCGACACCAACCGCAAGGTGCGCGACATCGCCCGGGCCCTCGTCTCGGCGGCGGCGGACGACCGCACGCCCACCAAGCGGCAGCGCGTGTCCGCCCACGACATGCTCGAGCGGATCTACGCCGAGGCGCTGGAGGGCGCGCCGCCCGGCTGA
- a CDS encoding DNA/RNA non-specific endonuclease: protein MAEPGYDPDFLDTTLGPPQAPDEPGPFPELDRPLDYVHFSLRMHPTRRLAWWVAWNIDGLRLFPGDSISRSGERFRADPRIPAEAQTLDAAYADNRLDRGHVARRSDLLWGTLDEARAANSDSFHFTNITPQLDDFNQSGRGGSWGLLENAVLAQEGLEDRRLTLFAGPVLRADDPDYRDIVQVPREHWKVVCYRMEGQLRSKCFVLSQDLDGVVDRSFLDDFDTYLVPLELLEERTALRFASLRDAVPAGLRLPDGPVLVADAGEVDW, encoded by the coding sequence ATGGCAGAGCCCGGCTACGACCCCGACTTCCTCGACACCACCCTCGGGCCCCCGCAGGCGCCCGACGAGCCCGGCCCGTTCCCGGAGCTGGACCGCCCGCTCGACTACGTGCACTTCAGCCTCCGCATGCACCCCACCCGGCGGCTGGCGTGGTGGGTCGCCTGGAACATCGACGGGCTCCGGCTCTTCCCGGGCGACAGCATCAGCCGGTCGGGCGAGCGCTTCCGCGCCGACCCGCGGATCCCGGCGGAGGCGCAGACGCTCGACGCGGCCTATGCCGACAACCGCCTCGACCGTGGCCACGTCGCCCGCCGGTCCGACCTGCTGTGGGGCACCCTCGACGAGGCACGCGCGGCCAACTCCGACTCCTTCCACTTCACCAACATCACGCCCCAGCTCGACGACTTCAACCAGTCGGGGCGCGGGGGCAGCTGGGGCCTGCTCGAGAACGCCGTGCTCGCGCAGGAGGGGCTGGAGGACCGCCGGCTCACGCTGTTCGCGGGACCCGTGCTGCGCGCCGACGACCCGGACTACCGCGACATCGTCCAGGTGCCGCGCGAGCACTGGAAGGTCGTCTGCTACCGGATGGAGGGGCAGCTGCGGTCCAAGTGCTTCGTGCTGTCCCAGGACCTCGACGGCGTCGTCGACCGGTCCTTCCTCGACGACTTCGACACCTACCTCGTCCCGCTCGAGCTCCTCGAGGAGCGCACCGCACTCAGGTTCGCCAGCCTGCGCGACGCGGTGCCGGCCGGGCTGCGGCTCCCGGACGGGCCCGTCCTGGTCGCCGACGCCGGGGAGGTGGACTGGTAG
- a CDS encoding copper resistance protein CopC: MTSPARPARRRRTGVVAGVLARVLATALVALATLLLGSSSASAHAELVETDPAEGAVVETAPETVTLTFNEPVRLTSQEVAVYDAAGQPVDATASAGGTDVTVDLPGAAGLADGTYVVSWNVLSSDGHPISGALTFSVGAPSASVTAPPEPTSSSAAVRVVRDVVTVVSLVGLLLAAGLAVFVALVLPRSWAGTDVRGRLSRLLRYAAAVAVAGAVLQVPVASVYGQGLELGDLLDAFDQALVRNEMLAAALVAAGLGAAVPACTTAPPGRWDRLLLAGGALVAVAGPSVVGHSRAFTPTALLVASDVLHVGAGAIWLGGLVGLALTLRALSGREVLAARTLARFSALAGGVLLAVAATGTFMAWRIVGSWTGLVETAYGWLLLTKVAIALVVAGAGGWNRWRTLPAVEAAAGFGDRERAAAAVTRTVRVEAVLLVALLGVTGFLVNQSPRPAPVTVATGSTGVGAATADDLRVLAVMDPRRTGSNTLLVQVQDASGEPYDPPVNPVVELRTEGLDVGEVAVTPIAAGTYRGEVVVPRAGEWEVQVSLTLSRFENPVTTVRLTVRP, translated from the coding sequence ACCGGCGCGGAGGCGCCGCACCGGCGTCGTGGCCGGGGTCCTCGCCCGGGTCCTGGCCACCGCGCTGGTCGCGCTCGCGACCCTGCTCCTCGGCAGCTCGTCCGCCTCGGCGCACGCCGAGCTCGTCGAGACCGACCCCGCCGAGGGGGCCGTCGTCGAGACCGCTCCCGAGACCGTCACGCTGACGTTCAACGAGCCGGTGCGGCTGACCTCGCAGGAGGTTGCGGTCTACGACGCCGCCGGTCAGCCGGTCGACGCGACGGCCAGCGCCGGCGGCACGGACGTCACGGTCGACCTGCCCGGGGCGGCCGGGCTCGCCGACGGCACCTACGTCGTGTCGTGGAACGTCCTGTCGAGCGACGGCCACCCCATCTCCGGCGCGCTGACCTTCTCCGTCGGCGCACCCAGCGCGTCGGTGACCGCCCCGCCCGAGCCGACGTCCTCCTCGGCCGCGGTCAGGGTGGTCCGCGACGTGGTCACCGTCGTCTCGCTGGTGGGTCTGCTCCTCGCGGCGGGGCTCGCCGTCTTCGTGGCCCTCGTCCTCCCCCGCTCCTGGGCGGGCACCGACGTCCGTGGCCGGCTCAGTCGGCTGCTGCGGTACGCCGCCGCGGTCGCCGTGGCCGGCGCCGTCCTCCAGGTGCCGGTGGCGTCCGTCTACGGTCAGGGCCTCGAGCTGGGCGACCTGCTCGACGCCTTCGACCAGGCACTCGTCCGCAACGAGATGCTGGCCGCCGCGCTCGTGGCGGCCGGGCTCGGCGCGGCGGTGCCGGCCTGCACGACCGCGCCGCCGGGCCGGTGGGACCGGCTGCTGCTGGCCGGCGGCGCGCTCGTCGCCGTGGCCGGTCCGTCCGTCGTCGGCCACTCCCGCGCGTTCACGCCGACGGCGCTGCTCGTCGCCTCCGACGTCCTGCACGTGGGCGCCGGGGCGATCTGGCTCGGCGGGCTCGTGGGGCTCGCGCTCACCTTGCGGGCGCTGTCCGGCCGCGAGGTGCTCGCCGCCCGGACCCTCGCCCGCTTCTCCGCCCTGGCCGGCGGCGTGCTCCTCGCCGTCGCCGCCACGGGGACCTTCATGGCCTGGCGCATCGTCGGGTCCTGGACGGGCCTGGTCGAGACGGCGTACGGCTGGCTGCTGCTCACCAAAGTCGCGATCGCCCTCGTGGTGGCCGGCGCGGGCGGCTGGAACCGCTGGCGCACCCTGCCCGCGGTCGAGGCGGCCGCCGGGTTCGGCGACCGCGAGCGCGCCGCGGCGGCGGTGACCCGCACGGTGCGCGTCGAGGCGGTGCTGCTGGTCGCGCTCCTCGGCGTGACGGGCTTCCTCGTCAACCAGTCCCCGCGGCCGGCCCCGGTGACCGTCGCGACCGGGTCGACCGGGGTCGGCGCCGCCACGGCGGACGACCTGCGGGTGCTCGCCGTGATGGACCCGCGCCGCACGGGCAGCAACACGCTGCTGGTCCAGGTGCAGGACGCCTCGGGCGAGCCGTACGACCCGCCGGTCAACCCCGTGGTCGAGCTCCGCACCGAGGGGCTCGACGTCGGCGAGGTCGCGGTGACGCCGATCGCCGCGGGCACCTACCGCGGGGAGGTCGTCGTCCCGCGGGCGGGCGAGTGGGAGGTGCAGGTCAGCCTCACGCTGAGCCGCTTCGAGAACCCGGTGACGACCGTCAGGCTGACCGTGCGACCGTGA